A window of Nocardiopsis sp. Huas11 genomic DNA:
GAGGTGCTGCGTCGCGAGCGCGAGGGGCACCCCCCGGGGCTCAACGGCGACGAGCGCAAGAACCTTCAGGCTCTGGCCCGCAAGTCCGACTTCTGGGGTGTGGAGACGCCCACGGAGTACGGCGGCATGGGGCTCGACCCCATCACCGCGGCCATCATCGAGACCGAGCTCGGCCGGACGTTCCTGACCTTCAAGTTCGGCGGCGAGGCCGACAACATCCTCTACTACGCCAACGAGGAGCAGAAGGAGCGCTACCTGCTGCCCACCATCGCCGGTGAGCGCAGATCCTGCTTCGCCATCACCGAGCCGGGCGCCGGCTCCGACGCCAAGGCCATCCGCACCCGCGCGGTCCGCGACGGCGACGAGTGGGTGATCAACGGGGAGAAGACCTTCATCACCAGCGGTGAGGAGGCCGACTTCGCGATGGTCTTCGCCGTGACCGACCAGGACAAGGGCGCCAACGGCGGGGTGACGTGCTTCCTCGTCGACCGCGACATGGGCTGGACCTCCGAGCCGATCGACACCATGGGCGAGCGCCGCCCGGCGTCGCTGGTCTTCCAGGACGTCCGCGTGCCGCACGCCAACATCCTCGGTGAGGAGGGGCACGGCTTCACGCTGGCGATGAAGTGGATCGGCAAGGGCCGCTACCTGCTGCCCGCCCGCGCACTGGGCGGCTGCGAGCGGCTGCTGGGCATGGCCATCGAGCACGCCAAGTCGCGGCACACCTTCGGCGCGCCGATCGCCGACCGCCAGGCCATCCAGTGGATGATCGCCGACTCCCAGATGGAGATCGAGGCGCTGCGCCTGCTGGTGCTGCACGCCGCCTGGCAGGTCGAGCAGGGCCGCGACTCCCGGCACGCGCAGTCCATCGCCAAGCTCTTCGGCGGTGTGAAGGCCAACGAGATCGTCGACCGGGTGATGCAGATCCACGGCGGCATGGGCTACACGCGCGAGCTGCCGATCGAACGCTGGTACCGGGACCTGCGGCTGCTGCGCATCTTCGAGGGCACCGACGAGATCCAGCGCCGCACGATCGCCCGCGACCTGCTCAAGGGCCACGTGACGGTGGGCGCAACCCTCGGGTAGGAAGCGGGAGCAGTAGGGGGCCCGTGCCGTGTATGGGAGCACGGCACGGGCCCTCCCGTCACCCGCCATCGCCCGGGAGCGCTACACGCGGGAACGGGCTACCACCCTCAACGGACGCCCACGGGCGCAGCCCCGACCTCCCGTCACCCACCGTCGCCCGGGAGCGCTACGCGCGGGGACCTGGGGCGAGCGGGGCGGCGGAGAATTCGGTGGCTAGCTGACGCCGACCAGGTCGACGACGAAGACCAGGGTCTCCCCCGGCTTGATGACGCCGCCGGCGCCGCGGTCGCCGTAGGCCAGGTGCGGCGGGATGACCAGCTTGCGGCGGCCGCCCACGCGCATCCCCATGACGCCCTGGTCCCAGCCGCTGATGACCTGGCCGGAGCCCAGACGGAAGCGCAGCGGCTCGCCGCGGTTCCAGCTGGCGTCGAACTCCTCGCCGGACGAGTGGGCGACACCCACGTAGTGGACCTCGACGGTGTTGCCGTGTCCGGCCTGCTCACCCTCACCGATCTTCTCGTCGGTGACGACCAGGTCGGCGGGCGGCGGGCCGTCGATGAAGTCGATCTCGGGACGCTCGAGCGCCATGGTGCAACCCCTTGTCAGTGCTATGGGAACAGAGGGGCCCAGGTTATCTGCGTGCGCGTGCGCTCCGGTGCGGACAGGCCGGATCGGCGGCCGGCGTCCGCCGTCAGGGCTCCCCGACCGTGGCCGCGACCACGTGTCCGTGCCCCTCGACCTTGATCGGACCGCTGCCCGCCTGCACGAACACCGACTCGCCGCGCTGGAGGACGAGTCCCTCCCCCACCTCGGCGACCAGCTCCACCTGGCCGTGCAGGGCCAGCACCACGGACGGCCCCTCGCCGGGCAGGTGCGCCGCGATGCGCCCCGGGCCGATCTCGTGCAGCGCGAACTCGGGGGCGGCGGGACGGAACTCACGCCGACCGTCCAGGAACGCCGGACGGGCGTAGGGGATGGGCAGGACCGCGAAGTCCACCACATCCAACAGCTCCGGAGCGTCCACGTGCTTGCCGGTCAGACCCGCCCGGAGCACGTTGTCGGAGCTGGCCATGACCTCCACCGCGGTGCCCTGGAGGTAGGCGTGCAGGTTGCCCGCGGGCAGGTACAGGGCCTGGCCGGGCCAGAGGGTGATCCGGTTCAGCAGCAGGGACGCGACCGCCCCGGGGTCGCCCGGGTAGCGGTCGGCGAGGTCGGCGACGATGTCGGTGTGCGCGCCGCGGGGCCCGGCGCCGGACCACTCCGCGACGAAGTCATCGATGAGGTCGGCGCGCTCGCCGTCGGGCAGGGTGAGCAGCCGGGTCAGGGCGGCGCGCAGGGCGTCGTGGGTGTCGGGCAGGGCCAGGTCGGCGCGGAGCCGGACCGCGAGTTCGCAGGCCAGGCCCCGCAGGTCCGCGTGGGCGGCGGCGGGCTCGCGGAATCCGCACAGGGCCTCGAAGGGCTCCAGCGCGAGCAGGAGTTCGGGCTTGTGGTGGGGGTCGCGGTAGTTGCGGTGCGCGGCGTCCACGGGGATGCCCCGGCGCTCCTCGGCGTCGAACCCGGCGCGGGCGCGGGCCGCGTCCGGATGCACCTGCAGGGAGAGCGGGGCCTCGGCCGCCAGGTACTTGAGCAGGAAGGGCAGTCGCGCGCCGTAGCGCTCGGCGGCGCTGCGTCCCAGGACACGGTGGGGGTCGTCGGCGATCAGCCGGGGCAGGGGGCGGGGCCCGTCCTCGCAGAGCGCGGTGCTCGGCGCGCCGTGATGGGCGCCCA
This region includes:
- a CDS encoding FKBP-type peptidyl-prolyl cis-trans isomerase, translated to MALERPEIDFIDGPPPADLVVTDEKIGEGEQAGHGNTVEVHYVGVAHSSGEEFDASWNRGEPLRFRLGSGQVISGWDQGVMGMRVGGRRKLVIPPHLAYGDRGAGGVIKPGETLVFVVDLVGVS
- the manA gene encoding mannose-6-phosphate isomerase, class I → MHRLTNQVRPYAWGARTAIPRLLGTEPDGTPQAELWLGAHHGAPSTALCEDGPRPLPRLIADDPHRVLGRSAAERYGARLPFLLKYLAAEAPLSLQVHPDAARARAGFDAEERRGIPVDAAHRNYRDPHHKPELLLALEPFEALCGFREPAAAHADLRGLACELAVRLRADLALPDTHDALRAALTRLLTLPDGERADLIDDFVAEWSGAGPRGAHTDIVADLADRYPGDPGAVASLLLNRITLWPGQALYLPAGNLHAYLQGTAVEVMASSDNVLRAGLTGKHVDAPELLDVVDFAVLPIPYARPAFLDGRREFRPAAPEFALHEIGPGRIAAHLPGEGPSVVLALHGQVELVAEVGEGLVLQRGESVFVQAGSGPIKVEGHGHVVAATVGEP
- a CDS encoding acyl-CoA dehydrogenase family protein — protein: MIDFSLSEEQRAVRDWVRTFVERELMPLENEVLRREREGHPPGLNGDERKNLQALARKSDFWGVETPTEYGGMGLDPITAAIIETELGRTFLTFKFGGEADNILYYANEEQKERYLLPTIAGERRSCFAITEPGAGSDAKAIRTRAVRDGDEWVINGEKTFITSGEEADFAMVFAVTDQDKGANGGVTCFLVDRDMGWTSEPIDTMGERRPASLVFQDVRVPHANILGEEGHGFTLAMKWIGKGRYLLPARALGGCERLLGMAIEHAKSRHTFGAPIADRQAIQWMIADSQMEIEALRLLVLHAAWQVEQGRDSRHAQSIAKLFGGVKANEIVDRVMQIHGGMGYTRELPIERWYRDLRLLRIFEGTDEIQRRTIARDLLKGHVTVGATLG